The Salvelinus alpinus chromosome 21, SLU_Salpinus.1, whole genome shotgun sequence genome has a segment encoding these proteins:
- the LOC139548096 gene encoding phosphatidylinositol-binding clathrin assembly protein-like isoform X1 produces MSGQSITDRITAAQHSVTGSAVSKTVCKATTHEIMGPKKKHLDYLIHCTNEMNVNIPQLADSLFERTTSTSWVVVFKSLIATHHLMVYGNERFVQYLASRNTLFNLSNFLDKSGLQGLSLPGYDMSTFIRRYSRYLNEKAVSYRQVAFDFTKVKRGVDGVMRTMNTEKLLKTIPIIQSQMDALLDFNVNANELTNGVINAGFMLLFKDSIRLFAAYNEGIINLLEKYFDMKKTQCKEGLDIYKKFLTRMTRISEFLKVAEQVGIDRGDIPDLSQAPSSLLEALEQHLASLEGKKVKDSTAASRASTLSNAVSSLASTGMSFTKVDEREKQAALEEEQARLKALKEQRLKELSKRPSFTTTDTSPVSITGGTISTAPAIDLFSTPSCSNGALKMESDLFDIQQTFNPSVQASSTGLPVATAWADPFTSAEAGDDSMPNLNPFLSKVVVDAATHLPVVSSDGVSYSSRTSGHEMFGDRYNPFTDTNSSVSSNYKRTVRIEHSISDSFCSGPVSMAQHLPHQAPYPTEPSTVACLFRGYSTASQAPPPGALQVDFESVFGAKATGVNNIDSDDILKPTMVGSNQALCSINQLSDKLVGVDLDSSLANLVGNLGIGNGTTKNDIHWSQPGEKRLTGGSNWQPKAAPNTTWNPVSMTPPVMAYPATTPTGMVGGYGMPPQQLGSMGMMNQPNMMYNQPIMRPPNPFGSVSSAQPSAASSPSSQSPLRAPGQDPFAQLSLKDFL; encoded by the exons ACCTGATCCATTGCACCAATGAGATGAATGTGAACATTCCCCAGCTGGCTGACTCACTGTTTGAGAGGACCACCAGCACGAGCTGGGTGGTGGTCTTCAAGTCGCTCATCGCCACACACCACCTTATGGTCTACGGCAATGAG CGTTTTGTGCAGTACTTGGCTTCAAGGAACACATTATTCAACCTCAGTAATTTTTTGGACAAAAGTGGTTTACAAG gtctctctctcccaggctaCGATATGTCCACATTTATCCGGAGGTACAGTCGATATCTGAATGAAAAGGCTGTGTCATACAGACAGGTTGCCTTTGACTTCACTAAAGTAAAGCGAGG GGTGGATGGGGTGATGAGGACCATGAATACAGAGAAGCTACTGAAGACCATCCCTATCATACAAAGCCAGATGGACGCCCTCCTCGACTTCAAT GTTAATGCCAATGAGCTCACAAACGGAGTGATCAATGCAGGGTTCATGCTCCTCTTCAAAGATTCCATTAGGCTTTTTGCTGCATATAACGAAGGCATCATCAACCTGCTGG AGAAGTACTTTGACATGAAGAAAACCCAGTGTAAAGAGGGCCTGGATATCTACAAGAAGTTCCTGACACGAATGACCCGAATCTCAGAGTTCCTTAAAGTGGCAGAG CAGGTGGGGATTGATCGAGGAGACATTCCAGACCTTTCCCAG GCTCCCAGTAGCCTCCTGGAAGCTCTGGAGCAGCACCTGGCCTCTCTAGAGGGGAAGAAAGTCAAAGACTCCACTGCTGCCAGCAG GGCTAGTACTCTATCCAACGCAGTGTCCTCGCTGGCCAGTACAGGGATGTCTTTTACTAAAGTAGACGAGCGGGAGAAGCAGGCTGCTCTGGAGGAGGAACAGGCTCGTCTCAAAGCACTGAAG GAACAGAGGCTGAAGGAGCTCTCTAAGAGGCCTTCCTTCACCACCACAGACACGTCTCCGGTCTCCATCACCGGGGGCACTATCAGCACAGCCCCGGCAATCGACCTCTTCTCCACACCCAGCTGCTCCAATGG TGCTCTGAAGATGGAGAGTGACCTGTTTGACATTCAGCAGACCTTTAACCCTTCAGTGCAGGCCAGTTCTACAGGGCTTCCTGTGGCCACAGCATGGGCAG ATCCTTTCACCTCTGCTGAAGCTGGAGATGATTCCatgccaaaccttaaccctttccTCTCAAAAGTTGTTGTCGATGCCGCCACTCACTTGCCTGTCGTGTCCTCCGACGGTGTTAGCTATTCCTCTAGGACGTCTGGTCATGAAATGTTTGGTG ATCGTTATAATCCCTTTACTGACACAAACTCGTCCGTTTCAAGCAATTACAAACGCACAGTGCGGATAGAACACTCCATCTCAG ACTCCTTCTGTAGTGGTCCAGTGTCTATGGCCCAGCACCTTCCACACCAGGCTCCCTACCCCACTGAGCCCTCTACTGTAGCATGTCTATTCAGAG GGTACTCCACAGCATCACAGGCCCCTCCCCCAGGAGCACTCCAGGTGGATTTCGAGTCAGTCTTTGGAGCCAAAGCTACCGGCGTTAACAACATTGACTCTGATG ACATCCTGAAACCCACCATGGTCGGCTCCAATCAGGCCCTGTGCTCCATCAATCAGCTGTCAGACAAACTGGTCGGAGTTGACCTGGACTCCTCCCTGGCCAACCTGGTGGGCA ATCTCGGGATTGGAAATGGCACAACAAAAAA TGACATCCACTGGAGCCAGCCTGGGGAGAAGAGGCTGACTGGCGGGAGCAACTGGCAGCCCAAGGCAGCCCCAAACACCACCTGGAACCCCGTCTCCATG ACCCCCCCAGTCATGGCCTACCCTGCCACAACACCAACAGGCATGGTGGGGGGATATGGCATG CCACCTCAACAGCTTGGCTCTATGGGTATGATGAACCAACCCAACATGATGTACAACCAGCCCATCATGAGGCCGCCCAACCCCTTCGGCTCTGTTTCCAGTGCCCAG CCCTCTGCAGCCTCTAGTCCTTCCAGCCAGAGTCCTCTCAGAGCCCCCGGACAGGACCCATTTGCACAGCTCTCTCTCAAGGATTTCTTGTAG
- the LOC139548096 gene encoding phosphatidylinositol-binding clathrin assembly protein-like isoform X2 → MSGQSITDRITAAQHSVTGSAVSKTVCKATTHEIMGPKKKHLDYLIHCTNEMNVNIPQLADSLFERTTSTSWVVVFKSLIATHHLMVYGNERFVQYLASRNTLFNLSNFLDKSGLQGLSLPGYDMSTFIRRYSRYLNEKAVSYRQVAFDFTKVKRGVDGVMRTMNTEKLLKTIPIIQSQMDALLDFNVNANELTNGVINAGFMLLFKDSIRLFAAYNEGIINLLEKYFDMKKTQCKEGLDIYKKFLTRMTRISEFLKVAEQVGIDRGDIPDLSQAPSSLLEALEQHLASLEGKKVKDSTAASRASTLSNAVSSLASTGMSFTKVDEREKQAALEEEQARLKALKRLKELSKRPSFTTTDTSPVSITGGTISTAPAIDLFSTPSCSNGALKMESDLFDIQQTFNPSVQASSTGLPVATAWADPFTSAEAGDDSMPNLNPFLSKVVVDAATHLPVVSSDGVSYSSRTSGHEMFGDRYNPFTDTNSSVSSNYKRTVRIEHSISDSFCSGPVSMAQHLPHQAPYPTEPSTVACLFRGYSTASQAPPPGALQVDFESVFGAKATGVNNIDSDDILKPTMVGSNQALCSINQLSDKLVGVDLDSSLANLVGNLGIGNGTTKNDIHWSQPGEKRLTGGSNWQPKAAPNTTWNPVSMTPPVMAYPATTPTGMVGGYGMPPQQLGSMGMMNQPNMMYNQPIMRPPNPFGSVSSAQPSAASSPSSQSPLRAPGQDPFAQLSLKDFL, encoded by the exons ACCTGATCCATTGCACCAATGAGATGAATGTGAACATTCCCCAGCTGGCTGACTCACTGTTTGAGAGGACCACCAGCACGAGCTGGGTGGTGGTCTTCAAGTCGCTCATCGCCACACACCACCTTATGGTCTACGGCAATGAG CGTTTTGTGCAGTACTTGGCTTCAAGGAACACATTATTCAACCTCAGTAATTTTTTGGACAAAAGTGGTTTACAAG gtctctctctcccaggctaCGATATGTCCACATTTATCCGGAGGTACAGTCGATATCTGAATGAAAAGGCTGTGTCATACAGACAGGTTGCCTTTGACTTCACTAAAGTAAAGCGAGG GGTGGATGGGGTGATGAGGACCATGAATACAGAGAAGCTACTGAAGACCATCCCTATCATACAAAGCCAGATGGACGCCCTCCTCGACTTCAAT GTTAATGCCAATGAGCTCACAAACGGAGTGATCAATGCAGGGTTCATGCTCCTCTTCAAAGATTCCATTAGGCTTTTTGCTGCATATAACGAAGGCATCATCAACCTGCTGG AGAAGTACTTTGACATGAAGAAAACCCAGTGTAAAGAGGGCCTGGATATCTACAAGAAGTTCCTGACACGAATGACCCGAATCTCAGAGTTCCTTAAAGTGGCAGAG CAGGTGGGGATTGATCGAGGAGACATTCCAGACCTTTCCCAG GCTCCCAGTAGCCTCCTGGAAGCTCTGGAGCAGCACCTGGCCTCTCTAGAGGGGAAGAAAGTCAAAGACTCCACTGCTGCCAGCAG GGCTAGTACTCTATCCAACGCAGTGTCCTCGCTGGCCAGTACAGGGATGTCTTTTACTAAAGTAGACGAGCGGGAGAAGCAGGCTGCTCTGGAGGAGGAACAGGCTCGTCTCAAAGCACTGAAG AGGCTGAAGGAGCTCTCTAAGAGGCCTTCCTTCACCACCACAGACACGTCTCCGGTCTCCATCACCGGGGGCACTATCAGCACAGCCCCGGCAATCGACCTCTTCTCCACACCCAGCTGCTCCAATGG TGCTCTGAAGATGGAGAGTGACCTGTTTGACATTCAGCAGACCTTTAACCCTTCAGTGCAGGCCAGTTCTACAGGGCTTCCTGTGGCCACAGCATGGGCAG ATCCTTTCACCTCTGCTGAAGCTGGAGATGATTCCatgccaaaccttaaccctttccTCTCAAAAGTTGTTGTCGATGCCGCCACTCACTTGCCTGTCGTGTCCTCCGACGGTGTTAGCTATTCCTCTAGGACGTCTGGTCATGAAATGTTTGGTG ATCGTTATAATCCCTTTACTGACACAAACTCGTCCGTTTCAAGCAATTACAAACGCACAGTGCGGATAGAACACTCCATCTCAG ACTCCTTCTGTAGTGGTCCAGTGTCTATGGCCCAGCACCTTCCACACCAGGCTCCCTACCCCACTGAGCCCTCTACTGTAGCATGTCTATTCAGAG GGTACTCCACAGCATCACAGGCCCCTCCCCCAGGAGCACTCCAGGTGGATTTCGAGTCAGTCTTTGGAGCCAAAGCTACCGGCGTTAACAACATTGACTCTGATG ACATCCTGAAACCCACCATGGTCGGCTCCAATCAGGCCCTGTGCTCCATCAATCAGCTGTCAGACAAACTGGTCGGAGTTGACCTGGACTCCTCCCTGGCCAACCTGGTGGGCA ATCTCGGGATTGGAAATGGCACAACAAAAAA TGACATCCACTGGAGCCAGCCTGGGGAGAAGAGGCTGACTGGCGGGAGCAACTGGCAGCCCAAGGCAGCCCCAAACACCACCTGGAACCCCGTCTCCATG ACCCCCCCAGTCATGGCCTACCCTGCCACAACACCAACAGGCATGGTGGGGGGATATGGCATG CCACCTCAACAGCTTGGCTCTATGGGTATGATGAACCAACCCAACATGATGTACAACCAGCCCATCATGAGGCCGCCCAACCCCTTCGGCTCTGTTTCCAGTGCCCAG CCCTCTGCAGCCTCTAGTCCTTCCAGCCAGAGTCCTCTCAGAGCCCCCGGACAGGACCCATTTGCACAGCTCTCTCTCAAGGATTTCTTGTAG
- the LOC139548096 gene encoding phosphatidylinositol-binding clathrin assembly protein-like isoform X10: protein MSGQSITDRITAAQHSVTGSAVSKTVCKATTHEIMGPKKKHLDYLIHCTNEMNVNIPQLADSLFERTTSTSWVVVFKSLIATHHLMVYGNERFVQYLASRNTLFNLSNFLDKSGLQGYDMSTFIRRYSRYLNEKAVSYRQVAFDFTKVKRGVDGVMRTMNTEKLLKTIPIIQSQMDALLDFNVNANELTNGVINAGFMLLFKDSIRLFAAYNEGIINLLEKYFDMKKTQCKEGLDIYKKFLTRMTRISEFLKVAEQVGIDRGDIPDLSQAPSSLLEALEQHLASLEGKKVKDSTAASRASTLSNAVSSLASTGMSFTKVDEREKQAALEEEQARLKALKEQRLKELSKRPSFTTTDTSPVSITGGTISTAPAIDLFSTPSCSNGALKMESDLFDIQQTFNPSVQASSTGLPVATAWADSFCSGPVSMAQHLPHQAPYPTEPSTVACLFRGYSTASQAPPPGALQVDFESVFGAKATGVNNIDSDDILKPTMVGSNQALCSINQLSDKLVGVDLDSSLANLVGNLGIGNGTTKNDIHWSQPGEKRLTGGSNWQPKAAPNTTWNPVSMTPPVMAYPATTPTGMVGGYGMPPQQLGSMGMMNQPNMMYNQPIMRPPNPFGSVSSAQPSAASSPSSQSPLRAPGQDPFAQLSLKDFL, encoded by the exons ACCTGATCCATTGCACCAATGAGATGAATGTGAACATTCCCCAGCTGGCTGACTCACTGTTTGAGAGGACCACCAGCACGAGCTGGGTGGTGGTCTTCAAGTCGCTCATCGCCACACACCACCTTATGGTCTACGGCAATGAG CGTTTTGTGCAGTACTTGGCTTCAAGGAACACATTATTCAACCTCAGTAATTTTTTGGACAAAAGTGGTTTACAAG gctaCGATATGTCCACATTTATCCGGAGGTACAGTCGATATCTGAATGAAAAGGCTGTGTCATACAGACAGGTTGCCTTTGACTTCACTAAAGTAAAGCGAGG GGTGGATGGGGTGATGAGGACCATGAATACAGAGAAGCTACTGAAGACCATCCCTATCATACAAAGCCAGATGGACGCCCTCCTCGACTTCAAT GTTAATGCCAATGAGCTCACAAACGGAGTGATCAATGCAGGGTTCATGCTCCTCTTCAAAGATTCCATTAGGCTTTTTGCTGCATATAACGAAGGCATCATCAACCTGCTGG AGAAGTACTTTGACATGAAGAAAACCCAGTGTAAAGAGGGCCTGGATATCTACAAGAAGTTCCTGACACGAATGACCCGAATCTCAGAGTTCCTTAAAGTGGCAGAG CAGGTGGGGATTGATCGAGGAGACATTCCAGACCTTTCCCAG GCTCCCAGTAGCCTCCTGGAAGCTCTGGAGCAGCACCTGGCCTCTCTAGAGGGGAAGAAAGTCAAAGACTCCACTGCTGCCAGCAG GGCTAGTACTCTATCCAACGCAGTGTCCTCGCTGGCCAGTACAGGGATGTCTTTTACTAAAGTAGACGAGCGGGAGAAGCAGGCTGCTCTGGAGGAGGAACAGGCTCGTCTCAAAGCACTGAAG GAACAGAGGCTGAAGGAGCTCTCTAAGAGGCCTTCCTTCACCACCACAGACACGTCTCCGGTCTCCATCACCGGGGGCACTATCAGCACAGCCCCGGCAATCGACCTCTTCTCCACACCCAGCTGCTCCAATGG TGCTCTGAAGATGGAGAGTGACCTGTTTGACATTCAGCAGACCTTTAACCCTTCAGTGCAGGCCAGTTCTACAGGGCTTCCTGTGGCCACAGCATGGGCAG ACTCCTTCTGTAGTGGTCCAGTGTCTATGGCCCAGCACCTTCCACACCAGGCTCCCTACCCCACTGAGCCCTCTACTGTAGCATGTCTATTCAGAG GGTACTCCACAGCATCACAGGCCCCTCCCCCAGGAGCACTCCAGGTGGATTTCGAGTCAGTCTTTGGAGCCAAAGCTACCGGCGTTAACAACATTGACTCTGATG ACATCCTGAAACCCACCATGGTCGGCTCCAATCAGGCCCTGTGCTCCATCAATCAGCTGTCAGACAAACTGGTCGGAGTTGACCTGGACTCCTCCCTGGCCAACCTGGTGGGCA ATCTCGGGATTGGAAATGGCACAACAAAAAA TGACATCCACTGGAGCCAGCCTGGGGAGAAGAGGCTGACTGGCGGGAGCAACTGGCAGCCCAAGGCAGCCCCAAACACCACCTGGAACCCCGTCTCCATG ACCCCCCCAGTCATGGCCTACCCTGCCACAACACCAACAGGCATGGTGGGGGGATATGGCATG CCACCTCAACAGCTTGGCTCTATGGGTATGATGAACCAACCCAACATGATGTACAACCAGCCCATCATGAGGCCGCCCAACCCCTTCGGCTCTGTTTCCAGTGCCCAG CCCTCTGCAGCCTCTAGTCCTTCCAGCCAGAGTCCTCTCAGAGCCCCCGGACAGGACCCATTTGCACAGCTCTCTCTCAAGGATTTCTTGTAG
- the LOC139548096 gene encoding phosphatidylinositol-binding clathrin assembly protein-like isoform X7, giving the protein MSGQSITDRITAAQHSVTGSAVSKTVCKATTHEIMGPKKKHLDYLIHCTNEMNVNIPQLADSLFERTTSTSWVVVFKSLIATHHLMVYGNERFVQYLASRNTLFNLSNFLDKSGLQGLSLPGYDMSTFIRRYSRYLNEKAVSYRQVAFDFTKVKRGVDGVMRTMNTEKLLKTIPIIQSQMDALLDFNVNANELTNGVINAGFMLLFKDSIRLFAAYNEGIINLLEKYFDMKKTQCKEGLDIYKKFLTRMTRISEFLKVAEQVGIDRGDIPDLSQAPSSLLEALEQHLASLEGKKVKDSTAASRASTLSNAVSSLASTGMSFTKVDEREKQAALEEEQARLKALKEQRLKELSKRPSFTTTDTSPVSITGGTISTAPAIDLFSTPSCSNGALKMESDLFDIQQTFNPSVQASSTGLPVATAWADSFCSGPVSMAQHLPHQAPYPTEPSTVACLFRGYSTASQAPPPGALQVDFESVFGAKATGVNNIDSDDILKPTMVGSNQALCSINQLSDKLVGVDLDSSLANLVGNLGIGNGTTKNDIHWSQPGEKRLTGGSNWQPKAAPNTTWNPVSMTPPVMAYPATTPTGMVGGYGMPPQQLGSMGMMNQPNMMYNQPIMRPPNPFGSVSSAQPSAASSPSSQSPLRAPGQDPFAQLSLKDFL; this is encoded by the exons ACCTGATCCATTGCACCAATGAGATGAATGTGAACATTCCCCAGCTGGCTGACTCACTGTTTGAGAGGACCACCAGCACGAGCTGGGTGGTGGTCTTCAAGTCGCTCATCGCCACACACCACCTTATGGTCTACGGCAATGAG CGTTTTGTGCAGTACTTGGCTTCAAGGAACACATTATTCAACCTCAGTAATTTTTTGGACAAAAGTGGTTTACAAG gtctctctctcccaggctaCGATATGTCCACATTTATCCGGAGGTACAGTCGATATCTGAATGAAAAGGCTGTGTCATACAGACAGGTTGCCTTTGACTTCACTAAAGTAAAGCGAGG GGTGGATGGGGTGATGAGGACCATGAATACAGAGAAGCTACTGAAGACCATCCCTATCATACAAAGCCAGATGGACGCCCTCCTCGACTTCAAT GTTAATGCCAATGAGCTCACAAACGGAGTGATCAATGCAGGGTTCATGCTCCTCTTCAAAGATTCCATTAGGCTTTTTGCTGCATATAACGAAGGCATCATCAACCTGCTGG AGAAGTACTTTGACATGAAGAAAACCCAGTGTAAAGAGGGCCTGGATATCTACAAGAAGTTCCTGACACGAATGACCCGAATCTCAGAGTTCCTTAAAGTGGCAGAG CAGGTGGGGATTGATCGAGGAGACATTCCAGACCTTTCCCAG GCTCCCAGTAGCCTCCTGGAAGCTCTGGAGCAGCACCTGGCCTCTCTAGAGGGGAAGAAAGTCAAAGACTCCACTGCTGCCAGCAG GGCTAGTACTCTATCCAACGCAGTGTCCTCGCTGGCCAGTACAGGGATGTCTTTTACTAAAGTAGACGAGCGGGAGAAGCAGGCTGCTCTGGAGGAGGAACAGGCTCGTCTCAAAGCACTGAAG GAACAGAGGCTGAAGGAGCTCTCTAAGAGGCCTTCCTTCACCACCACAGACACGTCTCCGGTCTCCATCACCGGGGGCACTATCAGCACAGCCCCGGCAATCGACCTCTTCTCCACACCCAGCTGCTCCAATGG TGCTCTGAAGATGGAGAGTGACCTGTTTGACATTCAGCAGACCTTTAACCCTTCAGTGCAGGCCAGTTCTACAGGGCTTCCTGTGGCCACAGCATGGGCAG ACTCCTTCTGTAGTGGTCCAGTGTCTATGGCCCAGCACCTTCCACACCAGGCTCCCTACCCCACTGAGCCCTCTACTGTAGCATGTCTATTCAGAG GGTACTCCACAGCATCACAGGCCCCTCCCCCAGGAGCACTCCAGGTGGATTTCGAGTCAGTCTTTGGAGCCAAAGCTACCGGCGTTAACAACATTGACTCTGATG ACATCCTGAAACCCACCATGGTCGGCTCCAATCAGGCCCTGTGCTCCATCAATCAGCTGTCAGACAAACTGGTCGGAGTTGACCTGGACTCCTCCCTGGCCAACCTGGTGGGCA ATCTCGGGATTGGAAATGGCACAACAAAAAA TGACATCCACTGGAGCCAGCCTGGGGAGAAGAGGCTGACTGGCGGGAGCAACTGGCAGCCCAAGGCAGCCCCAAACACCACCTGGAACCCCGTCTCCATG ACCCCCCCAGTCATGGCCTACCCTGCCACAACACCAACAGGCATGGTGGGGGGATATGGCATG CCACCTCAACAGCTTGGCTCTATGGGTATGATGAACCAACCCAACATGATGTACAACCAGCCCATCATGAGGCCGCCCAACCCCTTCGGCTCTGTTTCCAGTGCCCAG CCCTCTGCAGCCTCTAGTCCTTCCAGCCAGAGTCCTCTCAGAGCCCCCGGACAGGACCCATTTGCACAGCTCTCTCTCAAGGATTTCTTGTAG
- the LOC139548096 gene encoding phosphatidylinositol-binding clathrin assembly protein-like isoform X5 has protein sequence MSGQSITDRITAAQHSVTGSAVSKTVCKATTHEIMGPKKKHLDYLIHCTNEMNVNIPQLADSLFERTTSTSWVVVFKSLIATHHLMVYGNERFVQYLASRNTLFNLSNFLDKSGLQGLSLPGYDMSTFIRRYSRYLNEKAVSYRQVAFDFTKVKRGVDGVMRTMNTEKLLKTIPIIQSQMDALLDFNVNANELTNGVINAGFMLLFKDSIRLFAAYNEGIINLLEKYFDMKKTQCKEGLDIYKKFLTRMTRISEFLKVAEQVGIDRGDIPDLSQAPSSLLEALEQHLASLEGKKVKDSTAASRASTLSNAVSSLASTGMSFTKVDEREKQAALEEEQARLKALKEQRLKELSKRPSFTTTDTSPVSITGGTISTAPAIDLFSTPSCSNGALKMESDLFDIQQTFNPSVQASSTGLPVATAWADPFTSAEAGDDSMPNLNPFLSKVVVDAATHLPVVSSDGVSYSSRTSGHEMFGDRYNPFTDTNSSVSSNYKRTVRIEHSISDSFCSGPVSMAQHLPHQAPYPTEPSTVACLFRGYSTASQAPPPGALQVDFESVFGAKATGVNNIDSDDILKPTMVGSNQALCSINQLSDKLVGVDLDSSLANLVGNLGIGNGTTKNDIHWSQPGEKRLTGGSNWQPKAAPNTTWNPVSMTPPVMAYPATTPTGMVGGYGMPPQQLGSMGMMNQPNMMYNQPIMRPPNPFGSVSSAQMQFM, from the exons ACCTGATCCATTGCACCAATGAGATGAATGTGAACATTCCCCAGCTGGCTGACTCACTGTTTGAGAGGACCACCAGCACGAGCTGGGTGGTGGTCTTCAAGTCGCTCATCGCCACACACCACCTTATGGTCTACGGCAATGAG CGTTTTGTGCAGTACTTGGCTTCAAGGAACACATTATTCAACCTCAGTAATTTTTTGGACAAAAGTGGTTTACAAG gtctctctctcccaggctaCGATATGTCCACATTTATCCGGAGGTACAGTCGATATCTGAATGAAAAGGCTGTGTCATACAGACAGGTTGCCTTTGACTTCACTAAAGTAAAGCGAGG GGTGGATGGGGTGATGAGGACCATGAATACAGAGAAGCTACTGAAGACCATCCCTATCATACAAAGCCAGATGGACGCCCTCCTCGACTTCAAT GTTAATGCCAATGAGCTCACAAACGGAGTGATCAATGCAGGGTTCATGCTCCTCTTCAAAGATTCCATTAGGCTTTTTGCTGCATATAACGAAGGCATCATCAACCTGCTGG AGAAGTACTTTGACATGAAGAAAACCCAGTGTAAAGAGGGCCTGGATATCTACAAGAAGTTCCTGACACGAATGACCCGAATCTCAGAGTTCCTTAAAGTGGCAGAG CAGGTGGGGATTGATCGAGGAGACATTCCAGACCTTTCCCAG GCTCCCAGTAGCCTCCTGGAAGCTCTGGAGCAGCACCTGGCCTCTCTAGAGGGGAAGAAAGTCAAAGACTCCACTGCTGCCAGCAG GGCTAGTACTCTATCCAACGCAGTGTCCTCGCTGGCCAGTACAGGGATGTCTTTTACTAAAGTAGACGAGCGGGAGAAGCAGGCTGCTCTGGAGGAGGAACAGGCTCGTCTCAAAGCACTGAAG GAACAGAGGCTGAAGGAGCTCTCTAAGAGGCCTTCCTTCACCACCACAGACACGTCTCCGGTCTCCATCACCGGGGGCACTATCAGCACAGCCCCGGCAATCGACCTCTTCTCCACACCCAGCTGCTCCAATGG TGCTCTGAAGATGGAGAGTGACCTGTTTGACATTCAGCAGACCTTTAACCCTTCAGTGCAGGCCAGTTCTACAGGGCTTCCTGTGGCCACAGCATGGGCAG ATCCTTTCACCTCTGCTGAAGCTGGAGATGATTCCatgccaaaccttaaccctttccTCTCAAAAGTTGTTGTCGATGCCGCCACTCACTTGCCTGTCGTGTCCTCCGACGGTGTTAGCTATTCCTCTAGGACGTCTGGTCATGAAATGTTTGGTG ATCGTTATAATCCCTTTACTGACACAAACTCGTCCGTTTCAAGCAATTACAAACGCACAGTGCGGATAGAACACTCCATCTCAG ACTCCTTCTGTAGTGGTCCAGTGTCTATGGCCCAGCACCTTCCACACCAGGCTCCCTACCCCACTGAGCCCTCTACTGTAGCATGTCTATTCAGAG GGTACTCCACAGCATCACAGGCCCCTCCCCCAGGAGCACTCCAGGTGGATTTCGAGTCAGTCTTTGGAGCCAAAGCTACCGGCGTTAACAACATTGACTCTGATG ACATCCTGAAACCCACCATGGTCGGCTCCAATCAGGCCCTGTGCTCCATCAATCAGCTGTCAGACAAACTGGTCGGAGTTGACCTGGACTCCTCCCTGGCCAACCTGGTGGGCA ATCTCGGGATTGGAAATGGCACAACAAAAAA TGACATCCACTGGAGCCAGCCTGGGGAGAAGAGGCTGACTGGCGGGAGCAACTGGCAGCCCAAGGCAGCCCCAAACACCACCTGGAACCCCGTCTCCATG ACCCCCCCAGTCATGGCCTACCCTGCCACAACACCAACAGGCATGGTGGGGGGATATGGCATG CCACCTCAACAGCTTGGCTCTATGGGTATGATGAACCAACCCAACATGATGTACAACCAGCCCATCATGAGGCCGCCCAACCCCTTCGGCTCTGTTTCCAGTGCCCAG ATGCAGTTCATGTAA